tgactgactgactgtgtgtgtgtgtgtgtgtgtgtgtgtgtgtgtgtgtgtgtgtgtgtgtgtgtgtgtgtgtgtgtcatggtgaTGAAGCACAATACTATAATACAAACACAAGTCAGAGTTACATAAAAGATGACTGTATTGtgtatatcaccaccaccaccaccaccaccaccaccaccaccaccactatttgaagagagaaatgaaatgagaatgagaaataagaaatgaatgagaaatgaagagaaatgaagagaaattaataataCAGAGAGTGACATACACAAAATTACtaatatagacagatagaaagacagacagacagacagacttataGATAAACAAttgcatagataaatagatacactgatagatagacaaaaggataaataaataaataaataaataaataaataaataaataaataatcttacttataaatattttccttacatatgaaggaatagaaggaataataatattttttcctacataaaaaagaatatgaaagaacagaagaaagaaggagaaggaagagaaagaaagaaagaaaaaagagaagaaaaaaactggaagacaagcaaaaatagaaataaacaactaaatacaaaaaaaagaaagaaagaaagaaaaagaaaataaatagataaataaataaataaacaaaacacacacacacacacacacacacacacacacacacacacacacaaacaaaccctCCTAACCTGTGTATATTTTCCGTCAGGGTAGcaagagaagacgaagaggaagagaggaccgGGAGAGAAACCAGGGTGACTGAACGAAGAGGCAGGGTGCTGCGAGGGGGGCTGCTGCGAGGGGGCTGGCAGGCTGTTGAGGTTCGTGGCAGCCGAGAGGAACAATGCGGCCCTCTGGTGGTAGTGTTGCTGTACTAACTGCTCGACTGCGTTCACCATGCTTCCCACGGacagcagaacacacacaccctggtCCTGtgggggttaggttaggttaggttaggttagtttagtttagtttaggttaggttaggttaggttaggttacgttaggttaggttaggttaggttgggttaagttaggttaggttaggttaggttaggttaagttaggttaggttaggttacgttaggttaggttaggttgggttaagttaggttaggttaggttaggttaggttaggttaggctagtttaggttaggttaggttagattaggttacattaggttaagttaggttaggttaggttaggttaggttgggttaagttaggttaggttaggttaggttaagttaggttaggttaggttaggttaggttaggttaggttaggttacgttaggttaggttaggttaggttaggttaggttaggttaagttaggttaggttaggttaggttaggttaagttaggttaggttttgctTTCATATGAGGTTCTTGTCAAGGCTGTAACACGTAGAAGAGATTAACAATTAAAcgactagaatcatgaaaaaacacccttgaaaaccccccaATAACTTGCACTGAAactatgaaaaacacccttgaaaaccccaaaactTATACTGAAATACTGAAAACACCTCAGAACACCCagaacactcttgaaaaaacccaaaacttataaaaacaataaaaaacaccaaaaacaccccagaaCATCCTTGAAAAACCCAAACTTtaactaaaacactgaaaacaccccagaacatccttgaaaaacccaaaaacttaactaaaacaataaaaaacatcccaaaacacccttaaaaacccaaaaaacttaactaaaacaataaaaaacaccccaaaacacccttaaaaacccaaaaacttaactaaaacaataaaaaacaccccaaaacacccttaaaaaccaaaaaacttaactaaaacaataaaaaacaccccaaaacacccttaaaaacccaaaaacttaactaaaacaataaaaaacacccaaaacacccttaaaaacctaaAAACttaactaaaacaataaaaaacaccccaaaacacccttaaaaacccaaaaacttaattaaaacaataaaaaacacccttaaaaccccaaaaacttaactaaaacaataaaaaacatcccaaaacacccttgaaaacccaaaaaCTTAAACTAAAACACtgcaaacaccccaaaacacccttaaaaacccaataacttccactacaacccaTTAAACTGACACAAAAACCCTGACATCCCCAGACACAGCCCCCCGAACACCCTTACCTTGCATCCAGTAGTAATGAGATGATGCGCCCACCTCTTCAGGATGTCCACACTCTCAGACACGGGCAGGGCACACTTGGCCAGCCACACGGAGAGGAGCCACTGGCCGTATGACTGGAGATACCGGCAAGCGTCCCCTGCCTTGCCGATCAAACAGAGAAGTTCCACACCtagggtaaggttaggttaggttaggttaggttaggtgaagtatAAGCACAAACGGACCCTGGTAttacaaaaagatatatagaaATTAATCTAAACACTGActaaaatgtgaataaaaacacacactggTTAGATTAGTataaactggaaaaataaaaaattaatattacAAAATTATGTACTGAATTCcacagaaacaacacacacacacacacacacacacacacacacacacacacacacacacacctccgtataattcaataaaaacaaacaccccCTCAAATATATACTGAGAAACACCCAAACGCCCACAAACGCAGGCGCAAACACCAACGAACACTCAAACACATGTAAATAATtcaataaaaacaccaaaacacccacaaaatacacaaaaaacataccagaacacacacaaacacacacacaaacaagaactaaacaaaaacacaaaaaaacactaaaaacaaacacaaacaagacaacaaacacacacacacacaaccaaaaaaataaacaaacaaataaataaataaataaaacaaataaataaataaaaaaaaacacaactaatATTTCCCTCCCAAACTCCTCCCCACCACAACAAGACCCCCACAACACCCAACCCCCCAAAACAAACCTTCCGAAACATTCCCCGCGGCTATAAGGTTCGTCGCCACCAGTTTAATCGTAGACTGCGCttgtggtgagtggtgagtggcCGACAGGAGACAGGCGCGCAGACAGTCCGTGTAGAAGTGCGTGTGTGATGTGTCTGCGTCCAGCAACAGCCTTACcgccctgtccctctcccctaCCATGGCCAGACTCCTCCCTAGGGCTGTCCTCTGCTCCCCTTCCAGTCCCTTGCTCTCGTGAATTGCCAGGCGTTCGAGTTCGTGGTGCTGCGgaagttaggttacgtcagggtAGGTTTTGGGTGTGCTTACATTAGTTTGGGGTAGTTTAGGGTGTGTTTAGGGTAATAATGGGTTAGTTAAGGTGTTCCAGGGTGTTTTTAAAGGGGTTTAATGTTTCTTAAGTGTGTTTGAGATGATTCTGGGGTTGAAAAGTaaggttttttagtgtttttggtgtgtttttgagtgttttgggtgtttttgagtgttttttttggttttgatctgttttggtgtgtttttaaagggttttgagtgtttttttggtgtttgagtttttttgtggtgtttagATGTATCTGGTGTTTTTAAtgggttttgagtgttttgagtgtgtttgagtgctttttgtagtgttttgaaAGGGATTCgggtgtttgagtgtttatctTTCGGCGTATGAAGTATTTTAGAAGGGacttgagtgttttgggtgtgtttgagtgcttttttggggtgttttgatgtgtttttggtgtgtttggaagagttttgggtgttttgagccgttttttgagtgttttttgtggtagTAAGATatattttatgtgtgttttaagatgttactgtgttttgtgtaattttttgggtgttttcagtaTGTCTAGATGAAGATGtgatagagaatgaaggaaaaattaggtaaacagaagaagaaagggggagagatagagcaagagagagagagacacacacacacacacacacacacacacacacacacacacacacacacacacacacacacacacacacacacagaaaaataagTAGTAGAGACAAGAAGTGTAgatttgaaggaaagaaaagactaaataaacacaacaacaacaacaacaacaacaacaacaacaacaacaacaacaacaacaccttatAAGTCGCAGCATCACACAGATAATGGTAGGTCGTCTCCAGTGGGTGAGTGATGGGCAGGGAATGGGTGCCAGCAGAGGAAGGGGCCAGGGTAGGGGGTGCTGAGGGAGGGCAGGGGGGGTCCTCTCCACTAACTGATGCTGACTCCCCAAACGTCAGCAACTCAGCACTTcccacgctgctgctgctgctgctgctctcatcctggggagagagagggagagggagagagagggagggagagagagggaggaagagtgagggagattGATATGTTTATGGGAGACAAAGAaagggattgagagagagagagagagagagagagagagagagagagagagagagagagagagagagagagagagagagagagagagagagagagagagagagagagagagagagagagagagagaaattaatatacAACTAAACACACAGAAGCAATATAAATCCCTCATATTTatcaaacactactactactactactactactactactactactactactactactactacaactaccaccaacCTTTGCAGCAGGCAGTGGAGGGTGAGTAAGATAGTGACAAGCCACAGTCCAGAAGTCAAGCTCTCCCTGGTCGCCAAACAGCTGTGCGGTGACGAGGGCGCGGTGAGCTGTCGAGTCACACTTCTCCAAATACTCTCGCACCTCCTTTGGGATGCGGGACAACCAGATCTCTATgcctgtggggggagggggtgagagggtGACGGTTGGGGGTGAGGGAGTGTCAGGAAGATAAGGGATAAAAGGATTGGAGATGCAGTTTAAAAATTTTTGTATGCATCCAtttggtttttttttatctaggggtgtttggtgtgtttttgggtgtttttggtgtggtTTTGGGTGTTgaaggggtgtttttgggtgttttggtgtgtttttgtgtatttttgggtgtttttggtgtggtTTTGGGTGTTGacggggtgtttttgggtgttttggtgtgtttttgtgtatttttgggtgtttatggtGTGGTTTTGGGTGTTGAAgggatgtttttgggtgttttggtgtgtttttggtgtggtTTTGGGTGTTGAAggggtgttttttggtatttttgtgtgtgtttgggagatgaagaggtgttttaggtattttttgtggataaatagtgtgttttgagtgtttttattgttttgaaagatttttttggttttactGCTTTCAAGGAGTTTTTTGTAGTTCTAGGGATAATTTAAAAGGTTCTAGTCGATGTTattggtgttctctctctctctctctctctctcacacacacacacacacactcactctgcaGCTGGTCAGGGGAGAAGCCATCGTCAGGAGAGAAGGTCAGGCTGTACTGGGGACGCCACGGTTGATGGGTGAGTAGCGTGCGCAGGTTGAGAGACGCCTCACCGCCAAGCAGGTACGGTGACACTATGGCCTCTGTGTgatgattgggttaggttaggctaggttaggttaggttaggttaggttaggttaggttaggtttggtttggttaggtttggtttagttaggttaagttaggttatgttaggttctctctctctctctctctctctctctctctctctctctctctctctctctctccccttagtgcagtaggttaggttaggttaagttaggttaggttaggtttgtttggtttggtttggtttggttaggttaagttaggttatgttaggttctctctctctctctctctctctctctctctctctctctctctctctctctctctctctctcccattaatgcagtaggttagattaagttaggttaggataggttataCTCACTCTTATCACCCCTCACCACACCCAGCCCCCTCACCACACTCAGCCCCCTCACCACACCCTCTTTCATCACTCAACACCacactcatcccttccctcacccccccgGCCCCTCATCACCCCTCACCCTTGGTACAGTAGTGGTGCAGGGGTGAATTTGAAAGACGCAAGGCCATGTCCATCACTCTGAGGCAGCCGTCCACAGTGGCCAGCACCGGGCGGTCCGAGGCGCCCCAGTCAGcgtccaccaccttcaccatgtCCCGGGGAGTCTTGACTTGgctcaccagcaccacctgaaatgaagtgatggtggtggtggtggtggtggtggaagtaacaAGCAAACTACCAACGACACATgtaaacaagctcaaaaaaaacaccCCTGACCCCAAAAACTCCCTAAAAAAACCCTTAAACCCCTAATATCCcagtcaaaacactcaaaacccttgaaaatatacttaaaacCTCACAATATAGCCTAAAACACCCCTGCACAGCCGCCAGACCCCCAAACTCACATCTCGAACATCCCAGATATCCAGACCATCGGCAAACAGCACCAGTAGCTTCATGTTGTCTCTCCCAGGGGCAAAACGGACCTTGCGCACCCAGCCCCTGTGTGTGGCGATGTGGCGGGAGATCCTCGTCTTCAGGTCCCACACTGTAAGGTTCCCGTCGGCATCGCTCAGCACAATCTCGTGGCTCTTCCAGGCAATTGAGGTTATACTGCTCATCTGGGACTAGAGGAGCAGGGGGAAGATAGTGTTAGAGTAgtggtttttttgttttttttatgtaggaaggatactggccaagggcaacaaaaatctaataaaaaaaatgcccagtgAAATgcaaggttgtggtggtgaggtgagaggagagagtgaaatgACTGtttgagagatggaggagggatggagggggatacgaaaaagataagtaaggaaggaaagaaggaaggaaagagaaaagaaaggaaatgaggaagagagaaaaaagaaagagaatgggagagagataatcacagggaaaaaaaaaagaaagaaaaaaaaaaaaagagagagagagtgcaaaaaGAGAGCTAACTCACATCTGGCGGCACTTTGCTTCCATCCTTAATCACATTCCCCTCCACTGAGAAATGGTAAAGTTGACCTTCTGTATCGGTAAAGACAAACGTTTCCTTGgctatgctggtggtggtggtagtggtggtggtggtggtgggggtggtggtggtgctggcagtggtggtggtgcctgtggTAGGGAGATGGACAtaagcacaaaggaacacaaagaaatttCAAGCGTAagtgatttgtttatttttcgatTGTGGTTTTAAATCTATGGGTCTTTTGTCTACTGGGGTTTGtaaaggtgttttttggtgtttaagGTCTTGCTGTGGGTGTTtgcagggtgtagtggaagttactggggttttcaagggggttttcaaggttcctgtGATAGTTTGAGAGGCtgttgtggaagttattgggcttttcaaggttccagggatagtttaacaggctgtagtggaagttattggggttttcaaggttcctgtgatagtttaacaggctgtagtggaagttattggggttttcaagggtgttttcaagttcgtgtgatagtttaacagggtgtagtggaagttattggggttttcaagggtgttttcaagttcgtgtgatagtttaacaggctgtagtggaagttattggggttttcaagggtgttttcaagtttgtgtgatagtttaacaggctgtagtggaagtttttggggttttcaagggtgttttcaagttcatgtgatagtttaacaggctgtagtggaagttattggggttttcaagggtgttttcaagtttgtgtgatagtttaacaggctgtagtgaaagttattggggttttcaagggtgttttcaagtttgtgtgatagtttaacaggctgtagtggaagttattggggttttcaaggttcctgtGATAGTTTAAAGcaaaaaacacatccaaaaacacaacaaaaagatCATAAATCACTcttaaacatcccaaaacattaaaaaaacacccctagaacagacaaaacacaaaaaaaaacacttaaaacactccaACATTTCTCaaaccaccctcaccaccaccaccaccaccacccgcaccaCTCACCCACATCAACAAGCGACAAGGTAGAATCGCCCATTACATCCTTGTTGGCAGCCCCTTCACTCCCCACAGACCCATCCGAGGAGAGCCGGGACTTGACATGACTGGTGGGGGACCACTCGAGGGCCGACACCCGGGGGAAGCGTCGAGGCATAGTACGAAGGGGGACCAGGCGGCGGGCATCCCACAGCTCTAGGGGGTCCTCCCGTAAAACCACCAAGAAATATTGTCTGCGGGAGTAGAAACGGGAGCGGTCCGGTGATAATGGGGGAGATGAATGGTGTTTAAAGGGGTGTGATGGTGTAATTGGGGTTTTCATGGGGTGTAGGAAAAgtttttggggttttcaaggtttgtGTGATAGTTTAAAAGGGTGTTGTGGAAGATATTGTGGTTTTTAAAGGGTTtaagaggctgtagtggaaggtactggcgttttcaaggttcctgtgatagtttaagaggttgtagtgaaagttattagggtttccaagggtgtttttaaggttcttgtgatagtttaacaggctgtagtggaagttattggggttttcaaggttacaaggatagtttaacaggttgtagtgaaagttattggggttttcaaggttccagtgatagtctaacacacacacacacacacactcacttgagGTACGACACGCGCACCATGTCAACACTGGACTCCTCCCCCTTGTTTGTCCTGAGGGGGGTGGAGCGCCCCGTCAGGATGTCCGTGTAGATGAGTTCATTCCTCACCAGACCCTGGCCGTTGGTGAGAGGCTGGTGGCCAAACGACAGGATGGACGACAGGCTGGCCCACTCCACACCCCTGCAGAtaaatggaggtggaggtggaggggatggTGGAGGGGAAGAATTGTTTGTTTATGTCGTTGGTGATAGTaattcttaacctaacctaacctaacctaacctaacttaacctaacgtaacttaacctaacctaacttaacctaacctaacctaacttaacctaacctaacttaatctaacctaacttaacctaacctaacttaacctaacttaacctaacctaacttaacctaacctaacttaacctaacctaacctaacttaacctaacctaacctaacctaacttaacctaacttaacttaacctaacctaacttaacctaacctaacttaacctaacctaaccaaacctaacttaacctaacctaacctaacttaatctaacataaccaaacttaaccaaacctaacctaaaattaaccttagctgaaagttattggggttttcaagggtgtttccaaggttccagtgatagtctaACAgcttgtaacctaacctaacctatcctaacttaaaaagatctaacctaacttaacctaacctaacttaacgtaacctaacctaaccaaaactaacttaacctaacctattctaacataacctagcctaacctaacctaacttaacctaatcttctctctcccttttcctcctcaaattccttctcacttctttcctccttgaaTCAttctccctacctcctccctcacaccctctaTAGCTATCCCCCCCCTTCCTCCAGCACCCCTCTCACCTGACAGGGTACGTGTGAAGAGCAAATTCTCTCTCCAGCATCCCTGTCGCCATGTTGAAAATCTGAACAGCCCCCGACTGGGTAGCGGCGGCCAGACGAGGAAGGTAGTGGTGCATGTTGCGGGTGGTAAGGGGGGGGCACATCCGAATCACCAGGGGGGGAGGGGACACGGAGGGCATCAGGCCAGTCATTATTAGACGCAAGCTCACCCTATGACCTGTGCTTGATGCTTCCTGTGGGGTtaagttagggttaggttaggttaggtttgtggtTGGAGTTtcgggtgtttttttgtttcctttgggtgttttctggtgtttttcttttgtttttggttAGCTTGgtgaaataaatcaataaataaaacaaaattaaataataaaaactccaaaaacatcccaaacaccaccaaaacaccaccaaaacaccgcaaaacatcccaaaacattccaaacaccccaaaacatcaCAAATACCCCccaaacatcccaaaacaccccaagcacccctaaaacacccttaaacacccccaaacacctcaccttaccttcaCATTCTCAGCAAGTGCCCAGGCCGGCTTCACCAAATCCCCGAGGGTCATTTTTGGCAACAGAGGGGGCGCCGGGGACAGTGCCGAGCCCCCGCCAGGTCCCGAGAGGCCCCCAAAGTGGTTGTCCGCAATGGTAAGCCCACAATGGGTCTGGGGGGCCTGCGAGGGGGGCACAGGGGGGGTGGGGTGGCCGGGGGTGTACAGAGGGGTGCTCACTGCCTGTCTCCCTGGCGTAGGTGATATCTGCAGTTGTTTAAAGACGACTCGGCCATCACCCAGTACCAGAGCTGTGGGgtgaggctaggttaggttaggttaggttaggttaggttaggttatcaaATATTCTCAATCTTACACTTCCTAAcctacccttcccttcaccacacacacacacacacacacacacacacacacacacacacacacacacacctatctgCCTCTCAGTGACAGGGTCCAGGGTGAAACCAATAGGACGACTCAGCCTGTTCAGACGCAAAGGCTCCGAGTGACACTTTCGGTCGTACATCACTTcatagtactgctgctgctgctggtccaGGCCGCCTCCTGCTGATTCTGTGGagggaggagtagtagtagtagtagtagtagtagtagtagtagtagtagtagtagtagtagtagtagtagtagtagtagtagtagtagtagtggtggttgtgattgtggttgtttttttttatatgtggtGTGAAATGTTTGATTAGGTAGAatctgaatgactgactgactgactgactggctgagtggctgagtggctgactgactgactgactgactggctggctgactgactgactgactgactgactgactggctaactacctgaccgactgactgactgactaggtGAGCAAGTGAGAGTGAATGACAGACTgattaaccaaacttaacctaacctaactttaccaaaccatacctaaacctaacctaaccttacctaacgtaaccttaccATCAGGAGAAGTAGGCAGAAGGGGGAGGAGTCGCCGTCTAAAATGAGCAGAGACTGAACCAGACTCGTGCAGACAGAGCAGAACATCGCGACGCCAGCAAGACAAAACctggaggatgagaaaaaattgAATTAATGTGTGTCGAAGTACCCAGCCTCTGCAGCTTCAAactggaggaggtgcaggataAGGACGGCTCTCATTGTTAAAAGATAGAGGTGATATGCTGTGTGGCCTTGCTGTGGGTGTATGTCAAGCTGTGTTCCTGCATACCTgtcaataca
This window of the Scylla paramamosain isolate STU-SP2022 chromosome 49, ASM3559412v1, whole genome shotgun sequence genome carries:
- the LOC135095414 gene encoding WD repeat-containing protein 11-like isoform X1; protein product: MAGGGGKVEPRHASPVPSLPPTLQRVLPRTVPGPVSPQNKGALDWGWQGFLAYGAQTTVVVVDPVTLQCAQTLSKHRSHVVKVRWRKTHHYHQLSAPYTLMLASADSGGSILVWDVMRGDTLATLQDGTKGVLELEWLGGVDGSEHLLAALHPPYSLVLWDTRHSTKVWRKSYTEPLTLFHFDPFHINKMAFLCSGCVLFVEDFNLVKCPSSNGRKFYVSAPRTSPGRGGAGQGTSAPPQGPNAPPGSAGGGAGTMGSDERTSSRIRRKMRELVVGEVKPSTRGDEGSQLMECLQLAYHRTVRDQLLLLYAREILILDLTINQTVGIVAVDRAVSPFCQVLSCWRRDVLLCLHESGSVSAHFRRRLLPLLPTSPDESAGGGLDQQQQQYYEVMYDRKCHSEPLRLNRLSRPIGFTLDPVTERQIALVLGDGRVVFKQLQISPTPGRQAVSTPLYTPGHPTPPVPPSQAPQTHCGLTIADNHFGGLSGPGGGSALSPAPPLLPKMTLGDLVKPAWALAENVKEASSTGHRVSLRLIMTGLMPSVSPPPLVIRMCPPLTTRNMHHYLPRLAAATQSGAVQIFNMATGMLEREFALHTYPVRGVEWASLSSILSFGHQPLTNGQGLVRNELIYTDILTGRSTPLRTNKGEESSVDMVRVSYLKQYFLVVLREDPLELWDARRLVPLRTMPRRFPRVSALEWSPTSHVKSRLSSDGSVGSEGAANKDVMGDSTLSLVDVGTTTTASTTTTPTTTTTTTTTTSIAKETFVFTDTEGQLYHFSVEGNVIKDGSKVPPDSQMSSITSIAWKSHEIVLSDADGNLTVWDLKTRISRHIATHRGWVRKVRFAPGRDNMKLLVLFADGLDIWDVRDVVLVSQVKTPRDMVKVVDADWGASDRPVLATVDGCLRVMDMALRLSNSPLHHYCTKEAIVSPYLLGGEASLNLRTLLTHQPWRPQYSLTFSPDDGFSPDQLQSIEIWLSRIPKEVREYLEKCDSTAHRALVTAQLFGDQGELDFWTVACHYLTHPPLPAAKDESSSSSSSVGSAELLTFGESASVSGEDPPCPPSAPPTLAPSSAGTHSLPITHPLETTYHYLCDAATYKHHELERLAIHESKGLEGEQRTALGRSLAMVGERDRAVRLLLDADTSHTHFYTDCLRACLLSATHHSPQAQSTIKLVATNLIAAGNVSEGVELLCLIGKAGDACRYLQSYGQWLLSVWLAKCALPVSESVDILKRWAHHLITTGCKDQGVCVLLSVGSMVNAVEQLVQQHYHQRAALFLSAATNLNSLPAPSQQPPSQHPASSFSHPGFSPGPLFLFVFSCYPDGKYTQEVHSTSVQLREPPCCGPLLQAAGGERSPPSAGTGGSAVMGAWWWWWWWWWWWA
- the LOC135095414 gene encoding WD repeat-containing protein 11-like isoform X2, with product MAGGGGKVEPRHASPVPSLPPTLQRVLPRTVPGPVSPQNKGALDWGWQGFLAYGAQTTVVVVDPVTLQCAQTLSKHRSHVVKVRWRKTHHYHQLSAPYTLMLASADSGGSILVWDVMRGDTLATLQDGTKGVLELEWLGGVDGSEHLLAALHPPYSLVLWDTRHSTKVWRKSYTEPLTLFHFDPFHINKMAFLCSGCVLFVEDFNLVKCPSSNGRKFYVSAPRTSPGRGGAGQGTSAPPQGPNAPPGSAGGGAGTMGSDERTSSRIRRKMRELVVGEVKPSTRGDEGSQLMECLQLAYHRTVRDQLLLLYAREILILDLTINQTVGIVAVDRAVSPFCQVLSCWRRDVLLCLHESGSVSAHFRRRLLPLLPTSPDESAGGGLDQQQQQYYEVMYDRKCHSEPLRLNRLSRPIGFTLDPVTERQIALVLGDGRVVFKQLQISPTPGRQAVSTPLYTPGHPTPPVPPSQAPQTHCGLTIADNHFGGLSGPGGGSALSPAPPLLPKMTLGDLVKPAWALAENVKEASSTGHRVSLRLIMTGLMPSVSPPPLVIRMCPPLTTRNMHHYLPRLAAATQSGAVQIFNMATGMLEREFALHTYPVRGVEWASLSSILSFGHQPLTNGQGLVRNELIYTDILTGRSTPLRTNKGEESSVDMVRVSYLKQYFLVVLREDPLELWDARRLVPLRTMPRRFPRVSALEWSPTSHVKSRLSSDGSVGSEGAANKDVMGDSTLSLVDVGTTTTASTTTTPTTTTTTTTTTSIAKETFVFTDTEGQLYHFSVEGNVIKDGSKVPPDSQMSSITSIAWKSHEIVLSDADGNLTVWDLKTRISRHIATHRGWVRKVRFAPGRDNMKLLVLFADGLDIWDVRDVVLVSQVKTPRDMVKVVDADWGASDRPVLATVDGCLRVMDMALRLSNSPLHHYCTKEAIVSPYLLGGEASLNLRTLLTHQPWRPQYSLTFSPDDGFSPDQLQSIEIWLSRIPKEVREYLEKCDSTAHRALVTAQLFGDQGELDFWTVACHYLTHPPLPAAKDESSSSSSSVGSAELLTFGESASVSGEDPPCPPSAPPTLAPSSAGTHSLPITHPLETTYHYLCDAATYKHHELERLAIHESKGLEGEQRTALGRSLAMVGERDRAVRLLLDADTSHTHFYTDCLRACLLSATHHSPQAQSTIKLVATNLIAAGNVSEGVELLCLIGKAGDACRYLQSYGQWLLSVWLAKCALPVSESVDILKRWAHHLITTGCKDQGVCVLLSVGSMVNAVEQLVQQHYHQRAALFLSAATNLNSLPAPSQQPPSQHPASSFSHPGFSPGPLFLFVFSCYPDGKYTQEVHSTSVQLREPPCCGPLLQAAGGERSPPSAGTGGSAVME